Below is a genomic region from Catenuloplanes atrovinosus.
CGCCGACGCCGCCCGGCGCGCGTCCGGGCTGCTGCGCGACCGGGAGACCCAGGCGGCCCGGATGACGTCGCTGCGCGCCACGTACGCGGACGACGTCGCCAAGCTCGTCATGCTGACCGAGGCCGGTGCGCTGTTCCCGCCGCTGCGCCTGGACGTGTGCCCGTCCTGCCTCACCCCCGCGGTGCCCGGCGAGCGCCGCTGCGCCACCTGCCAGGCCGACCTGGGCCCGGACGGCGCCGGCCCGCCGGACGTCAGCGGCGAGCTGCGCGCCGCCCGGTCCCGGCTCGCCGAGCTCACCCGCTACCTGGACGACCTGGAGGCGGAGATACCCCGGCTGCGCGCCGCCGCCGAACGCGCGCAGGAGGTCGAGTCCCGCGCCGCCGCCGACCTGGACGCGGCCACCGCCCACGCGGTCACGCCGTACCTGGCGCAGCGGGACACGCTCGCCCGCCGCCGCGAGGAGGCCGCCGCCACGCTGCAACGCGCCGAGGACGGCCTGCGCCTGCGGCACGGCCTGCGCGAGCGCGCCATCGGCGTGGAGAGCCTCCGCGCCCAGCTGGCCGGCCTGCGCGAGGAGGCCGCCGCCCCCGACCGGCTCGCCGCCGCCGCGGAACGCGCCGCCGTGATCGCCGGGATCAGCGCCCGCTACCGCGACATCCTGCGCGAGTGGCGCTACCCCCGGCCCGACGACGCGCGCGTCGCCGATGACCTCACGCCGTGGGCGCGCGGCAAGCCGTACCCCGCCGCCTCCTCCGGCGGCCGCACCCTGATCGCGCTGGCCTGGCAACTGGCCCTGTTCGAGACCGCCTGGGAGTCACGTTCGTCGCACCCCGGCTTCCTGCTGCTGGACAGCCCGCAGAAGAACCTCGGGCCGAAAGAGGTCGACCGCCTCTACCGCCACCTCGAACGGTGGCTGGCCGGCGCGGGCTCCGGCGCCCAGGTCATCGTCACCGACACCGCCCCACCACCGGCCGCCGACCCCGACGTGGTCGTCCGCTTCTCCCGCCGTGTCGACCGCCCGCCGTACGCCCTCATCGACGACGAAACGGACTGACGTCTCGTACTGTCGCGACCGGAGGCCGCCGCGACCCTCCGGCGGGGAGGGTCGCGGCGGCCGCCGTTCACAGGGTGAGTCTCCAGCCGTCGATGTAGCC
It encodes:
- a CDS encoding ATP-binding protein, with the protein product MRNGFRAHGIRIRRLRLHADGRPYDVDFRLGDVPRPLSVIAGAFGTGKTTILEFVDYCLGAADHPRHPEIMPRVRAATLEVELSGTPHLIQRPVGEPSAHAYVSQGRLDDTGTATPERRPLRPAGDPNSLSSLLLSHCKLEGVRLRDGHAGTETDTDPLSFRDLMWLCFLPHDRLDSRDLLFEDVPMKQLKLRQVVDVVFDVHDDRAIELGRRIRTLEPRLAAAEERGRTETAIVAELAPGEVADLEETARAAKAELAEAAQAVAALDGRARADTTFAEDLRERHRAAADAARRASGLLRDRETQAARMTSLRATYADDVAKLVMLTEAGALFPPLRLDVCPSCLTPAVPGERRCATCQADLGPDGAGPPDVSGELRAARSRLAELTRYLDDLEAEIPRLRAAAERAQEVESRAAADLDAATAHAVTPYLAQRDTLARRREEAAATLQRAEDGLRLRHGLRERAIGVESLRAQLAGLREEAAAPDRLAAAAERAAVIAGISARYRDILREWRYPRPDDARVADDLTPWARGKPYPAASSGGRTLIALAWQLALFETAWESRSSHPGFLLLDSPQKNLGPKEVDRLYRHLERWLAGAGSGAQVIVTDTAPPPAADPDVVVRFSRRVDRPPYALIDDETD